One window from the genome of Dyadobacter sp. CECT 9275 encodes:
- a CDS encoding ABC transporter ATP-binding protein, whose protein sequence is MKLLQAKGIKRNYGSLQVLKGIDLEVGKGEVVAIVGPSGAGKSTFLQILGTLDKPDSGEVWIEGVNALGLRDKELARFRNEKIGFIFQFHNLLAEFTALENVCMPGYIQGGKKEKDIVSRGKELLDLLGLRERANHLPSQLSGGEQQRVAVARALLNSPAIILADEPSGNLDSQNALDLHKLFFKLRDDFGHTFVIVTHNEELAEMADRRLLMQDGSMSE, encoded by the coding sequence ATGAAATTACTCCAGGCCAAAGGAATCAAACGTAATTATGGATCTCTGCAGGTTCTCAAAGGGATTGACCTGGAAGTAGGGAAGGGGGAGGTTGTAGCTATTGTTGGCCCTTCCGGAGCCGGAAAAAGCACTTTTCTGCAAATATTGGGTACACTTGACAAGCCCGACTCCGGGGAGGTATGGATTGAGGGAGTCAATGCACTGGGACTGAGGGATAAGGAACTGGCCAGATTCCGGAATGAAAAAATCGGTTTTATTTTCCAGTTTCATAATCTGCTGGCAGAGTTTACCGCTCTTGAAAATGTTTGTATGCCAGGATATATTCAGGGTGGGAAAAAAGAAAAAGATATTGTGTCAAGAGGCAAGGAGCTCCTGGACTTATTGGGGCTCAGAGAGCGGGCGAATCACCTGCCGTCGCAGCTTTCGGGCGGAGAACAGCAGCGGGTGGCCGTGGCCAGGGCCCTTCTAAACAGCCCTGCCATCATTCTTGCGGATGAGCCTAGTGGCAACCTGGACTCTCAGAATGCGCTGGACCTGCACAAACTCTTTTTTAAACTGAGGGATGATTTCGGGCACACATTCGTAATTGTTACTCACAATGAAGAACTTGCCGAAATGGCCGACAGGAGGCTGCTGATGCAGGATGGCAGCATGTCGGAATAG
- the secG gene encoding preprotein translocase subunit SecG, giving the protein MIILVAIVAVLLILVVLVQNSKGGGLSSEFSGAGSAQMFGVKKTTDLLEQITWGLAGAVILISLASYIMVGGSQDGGSIKSINVERAQNTVIPGGAVAPAPAADTAKK; this is encoded by the coding sequence TTGATTATTCTTGTTGCAATTGTTGCAGTTTTACTGATTCTGGTGGTATTGGTACAAAATTCAAAAGGTGGTGGACTATCCAGTGAATTCAGTGGAGCGGGTTCAGCCCAAATGTTTGGCGTAAAAAAAACTACCGATTTACTTGAACAGATTACCTGGGGATTAGCCGGGGCTGTTATTCTGATTTCCCTTGCTTCTTATATTATGGTGGGCGGAAGCCAGGACGGCGGAAGCATCAAAAGCATCAATGTTGAAAGAGCGCAAAATACGGTTATTCCGGGTGGCGCAGTTGCTCCTGCACCCGCTGCTGATACTGCCAAGAAATAA
- the groL gene encoding chaperonin GroEL (60 kDa chaperone family; promotes refolding of misfolded polypeptides especially under stressful conditions; forms two stacked rings of heptamers to form a barrel-shaped 14mer; ends can be capped by GroES; misfolded proteins enter the barrel where they are refolded when GroES binds), with protein MSKKIFFDTEARDKIKRGVDTLADAVKVTLGPRGRNVVIDKKFGSPSITKDGVTVAKEIDLKDPIENMGAQLVKEVASKTADSAGDGTTTATVLAQAIYSIGVKNVAAGANPMDLKRGIEKAVAVITKNLEGQKKVISTSKEIAQVATISANHDEEIGNMIAEAMEKVGKEGVITVEEARGTETEVKTVEGMQFDRGYLSPYFVTNTEKMEAELERPYILISEKKVSSMKELLPVLEAVAQTGRPLLILSEDVDGEALATLVVNKIRGALKVAAVKAPGFGDRRKAMLEDIAIITGGQVISEERGFKLENVTLDYLGTCEKAIIDKDNTTLVNGAGNSEDIQGRVNQIKAQIENTTSDYDREKLQERLAKLSGGVAILYIGAATEVEMKEKKDRVDDALHATRAAVEEGIVAGGGVAYIRATTALEGLTGNNEDETTGINIIRVALEAPLRTIVSNSGQEPSVVVQKVKEGTGSYGYNAKDNVYTDLLEAGIIDPKKVSRLALENAASIAGLLLTTECVIADEPEENAAPAGHGHGGGMGGMM; from the coding sequence ATGTCTAAGAAAATATTTTTTGACACAGAAGCACGTGACAAAATCAAGCGTGGTGTAGATACCCTGGCTGACGCCGTTAAAGTAACCTTAGGACCTCGTGGCCGTAACGTTGTAATCGATAAAAAATTCGGTTCTCCAAGCATCACAAAGGATGGTGTAACAGTTGCGAAGGAAATCGACCTGAAAGATCCTATCGAAAACATGGGCGCTCAGTTGGTGAAAGAAGTGGCTTCAAAAACTGCTGATTCTGCTGGTGACGGTACTACAACTGCAACTGTACTGGCACAGGCGATTTATTCAATCGGTGTGAAAAACGTAGCAGCTGGTGCTAACCCCATGGATCTGAAACGTGGTATTGAAAAAGCAGTTGCTGTTATCACAAAAAATCTTGAAGGACAGAAAAAAGTGATTTCTACTTCAAAAGAAATCGCTCAGGTTGCAACTATTTCTGCTAACCATGATGAGGAAATCGGTAATATGATTGCCGAAGCGATGGAAAAAGTAGGAAAAGAAGGTGTGATCACTGTGGAAGAAGCACGTGGTACTGAAACAGAAGTGAAAACTGTTGAAGGTATGCAGTTTGACCGCGGATACCTATCTCCCTACTTTGTGACCAATACAGAGAAAATGGAAGCTGAGCTGGAACGCCCTTACATTTTGATCTCTGAGAAGAAAGTTTCTTCTATGAAAGAACTTCTTCCGGTATTGGAAGCGGTTGCTCAAACCGGCCGTCCTTTGCTTATTCTGTCAGAAGATGTTGACGGAGAGGCGCTTGCTACATTGGTAGTAAACAAAATCCGTGGTGCCTTGAAAGTAGCTGCTGTAAAAGCTCCTGGTTTTGGTGATCGTCGTAAAGCGATGCTCGAAGATATCGCCATCATCACAGGCGGACAGGTGATCAGCGAAGAACGTGGTTTCAAACTGGAAAACGTAACACTGGACTACCTGGGAACTTGCGAAAAAGCCATCATTGACAAAGACAACACAACGTTGGTAAACGGTGCCGGAAATTCTGAGGATATCCAGGGCCGCGTGAACCAGATCAAAGCACAGATCGAAAATACAACTTCGGATTACGATCGTGAAAAACTTCAGGAACGTCTTGCAAAACTGTCGGGCGGTGTAGCGATCCTTTACATTGGTGCGGCTACTGAGGTTGAAATGAAAGAGAAAAAAGACCGTGTTGACGATGCCCTGCATGCCACCCGTGCTGCTGTTGAAGAAGGTATCGTAGCAGGTGGTGGTGTTGCCTATATCCGTGCAACTACTGCCCTGGAAGGCTTAACCGGAAACAACGAAGACGAAACAACCGGTATCAACATCATCCGTGTTGCGCTGGAAGCTCCTCTGAGAACCATCGTTTCCAACTCAGGCCAGGAACCATCCGTAGTTGTTCAGAAAGTAAAAGAAGGAACAGGTTCATACGGATACAATGCCAAAGACAATGTTTATACCGACTTGCTGGAAGCTGGTATCATAGATCCTAAAAAAGTTTCACGCCTTGCTTTGGAAAACGCTGCTTCAATCGCAGGTCTTCTATTGACAACTGAATGTGTGATTGCTGACGAACCAGAAGAAAATGCAGCTCCTGCAGGCCATGGCCACGGAGGCGGCATGGGTGGAATGATGTAA
- the miaB gene encoding tRNA (N6-isopentenyl adenosine(37)-C2)-methylthiotransferase MiaB → MDHKIAGALKILTHTDKEACETVKVTENEPVSDKKRLFIESYGCQMNFSDSEIVASIMREAGFATTSEVNDADLIFLNTCSIRENAEQKVRTRLKQLNAVKKRKPGMLIGVLGCMAERLKTKFLEEEKMVDIVTGPDAYRDLPKLVEEAGTGQKAVNVFLSREETYADISPVRLNSNGITALVSIMRGCDNMCSFCVVPYTRGRERSRDPRSIIQEATDLFHQGYREVTLLGQNVDSYKWKSAEVNGVSEEMNFARLLENVARISPELRIRFSTSHPKDITDEVLFTIKKYDNICNYIHLPAQSGNSRILSLMNRTYDREWYLGRIDSIRAILGEDCGISHDMISGFCSETEEEHQDSLSLMAYARFDFGYMFSYSERPGTPAAKKYKDDISPEVKQRRLAEIIELQQKISLERNLRAVGKIHRVLIEGTSKRSEEHFSGRNDQNKVVIFPRENFIAGTYVDVLVTECSTATLKGHVVSKVLA, encoded by the coding sequence ATGGATCATAAAATTGCCGGGGCTTTAAAAATACTGACTCATACGGACAAAGAGGCATGTGAAACCGTTAAGGTTACTGAAAATGAGCCGGTATCAGATAAAAAACGGCTGTTTATTGAGAGCTATGGCTGTCAAATGAATTTCTCAGACAGCGAAATCGTGGCCTCCATCATGCGCGAAGCAGGCTTTGCAACAACTTCGGAAGTCAACGATGCTGATCTCATTTTTCTCAATACCTGTTCCATTCGCGAAAATGCGGAACAAAAGGTACGCACACGCCTTAAACAGCTTAATGCCGTAAAGAAGAGAAAACCCGGCATGCTGATCGGCGTTTTGGGCTGTATGGCTGAAAGGCTTAAAACCAAATTTCTCGAGGAAGAAAAAATGGTGGATATCGTTACCGGCCCCGATGCCTACCGTGATTTACCCAAGCTGGTTGAAGAAGCCGGGACAGGCCAGAAAGCGGTAAACGTTTTTCTTTCCCGTGAGGAAACCTACGCTGATATCTCGCCTGTGAGGCTGAATTCCAACGGGATCACAGCCCTGGTATCCATCATGCGGGGCTGCGACAATATGTGCAGTTTCTGCGTGGTACCCTATACCCGCGGCCGGGAAAGAAGCCGTGACCCGCGCTCGATCATCCAGGAAGCTACCGATCTCTTCCATCAAGGATACCGTGAAGTAACCTTGCTGGGCCAGAATGTGGACAGTTATAAATGGAAAAGTGCTGAGGTAAACGGTGTTTCCGAAGAGATGAATTTTGCCCGGTTGCTGGAAAATGTAGCACGCATCAGCCCGGAGCTCAGAATCCGGTTCAGTACCTCACATCCGAAGGATATTACGGACGAAGTCCTGTTTACCATAAAAAAATACGACAACATCTGCAACTATATCCATTTACCGGCACAAAGCGGCAATAGCAGGATCTTGAGCCTGATGAACCGTACCTACGACAGAGAGTGGTACCTGGGAAGAATAGATAGCATCAGAGCCATACTCGGCGAAGACTGCGGAATCTCGCATGACATGATCAGCGGCTTCTGTAGTGAAACAGAAGAGGAGCATCAGGATTCACTGAGCCTGATGGCCTACGCCCGGTTCGATTTCGGTTACATGTTTTCTTATTCCGAACGGCCTGGCACCCCAGCAGCAAAAAAATACAAAGACGACATTTCGCCAGAAGTAAAACAAAGACGCTTGGCCGAAATCATTGAATTACAACAAAAAATTTCACTGGAACGTAATCTGCGTGCCGTCGGGAAAATACACCGTGTACTGATAGAGGGGACATCCAAACGGTCGGAAGAGCATTTTTCGGGGCGCAATGACCAGAATAAAGTTGTGATTTTCCCCAGGGAAAATTTCATTGCCGGAACTTACGTAGACGTACTGGTGACAGAATGTTCCACCGCCACGCTGAAAGGCCACGTGGTAAGCAAGGTACTGGCCTAA
- the lptE gene encoding LPS assembly lipoprotein LptE, protein MTRIKRYLTEGRRNILTLAGLFSLSVLLYGCGVYSFTGTSLSPDIKTFTVLNFTMGTAGGPSDLPQRLTEQVKEYFQKNTSLTQLPSGGDLLLEGSITGYDVVAAAPTASDQAGLNRLNVTVQVRFTNAKDETKNFDQSFTYYADFPQDQTLNQNEARLLPTIQENLVQQIFNKSAADW, encoded by the coding sequence ATGACTCGTATTAAAAGGTATCTCACCGAAGGGAGGCGTAATATTTTAACCCTGGCTGGCCTGTTTTCACTTTCCGTGCTTTTGTATGGCTGTGGAGTATATTCATTTACCGGAACCAGCTTATCTCCTGACATCAAGACATTTACAGTACTAAACTTTACGATGGGTACTGCCGGAGGGCCGTCGGATCTGCCGCAAAGGTTAACGGAGCAGGTAAAAGAATATTTTCAGAAAAACACGAGTCTTACCCAATTACCTTCGGGCGGAGACCTATTACTTGAGGGATCCATTACCGGATATGACGTGGTAGCTGCGGCTCCGACCGCCAGTGACCAGGCAGGCCTGAACCGGCTGAACGTAACCGTGCAGGTAAGGTTCACCAACGCGAAAGATGAAACGAAAAATTTCGACCAGTCATTCACCTATTATGCTGATTTTCCGCAGGACCAGACACTTAATCAGAACGAAGCCCGGCTGCTTCCTACTATCCAGGAAAACCTCGTGCAGCAAATTTTCAACAAATCGGCGGCAGACTGGTAA
- a CDS encoding co-chaperone GroES: MSTLAEIQVSVQPLADRVLVEPAPAEEKTAFGIIIPDTAKEKPQRGTVLAVGPGKKDEPLTVKVGDTVLYGKYSGTELAYEGKDVLIMRESDIYAIVG, from the coding sequence ATGTCAACTTTAGCAGAAATACAAGTGAGCGTACAACCTCTGGCTGACCGTGTTCTTGTAGAACCAGCCCCAGCAGAAGAAAAAACTGCATTTGGTATCATTATCCCTGATACTGCAAAAGAAAAACCGCAGCGTGGTACTGTCTTGGCAGTTGGACCAGGTAAAAAAGATGAGCCTCTTACCGTTAAAGTAGGTGACACAGTATTGTATGGCAAATATTCAGGTACTGAACTTGCCTATGAAGGCAAAGACGTGCTGATCATGCGCGAATCGGATATTTACGCCATCGTTGGTTAA
- a CDS encoding TrmH family RNA methyltransferase encodes MLSKNRIKYINSLKIKKYRQLSQAFIVEGAKSVIELLGSDFETEFVLATIDFQQKYSSILTRHIPKVETVSLEELQGLGSFQTNDSCIAVARAKKNEFISKRPGEYVIVLDDVRDPGNLGTIIRVADWYGIKNIICSPDTTDWYNPKVIAASKGSFTRVNAFYTPLDSYLSENARGEMVAGAFLGGESLYDFQFAKTGGYIVMGNESNGIGPLVEGLVTNRITIPRYGEAESLNVGIATAVILDNLRRSGI; translated from the coding sequence ATGTTATCTAAAAACCGGATAAAATATATTAACTCGCTGAAAATCAAGAAATACAGGCAGCTTTCCCAGGCCTTCATTGTAGAAGGAGCAAAAAGTGTGATAGAACTGCTCGGCTCTGATTTTGAAACTGAGTTTGTATTGGCTACTATTGATTTTCAACAAAAATACTCAAGTATTTTAACCCGGCATATACCTAAAGTCGAAACTGTTTCATTAGAAGAACTTCAGGGGCTAGGTTCTTTTCAGACAAACGACTCCTGTATTGCTGTTGCCCGAGCCAAAAAAAACGAATTTATTAGTAAACGTCCCGGGGAGTATGTGATTGTGCTGGACGATGTGAGAGATCCGGGAAATCTGGGAACAATCATCCGTGTGGCCGACTGGTATGGTATCAAAAACATCATCTGTTCGCCGGATACGACGGATTGGTACAATCCCAAAGTAATTGCCGCGAGTAAGGGGTCGTTTACCCGTGTGAATGCTTTTTATACTCCTTTGGATAGCTACTTATCCGAGAACGCCCGGGGGGAGATGGTGGCCGGAGCCTTTCTGGGAGGGGAATCCTTATACGATTTTCAATTTGCAAAAACCGGCGGATACATTGTGATGGGTAATGAATCCAATGGGATAGGCCCCCTGGTGGAAGGCCTGGTAACAAACCGTATCACCATTCCGCGTTACGGGGAGGCCGAATCATTAAACGTCGGTATTGCTACGGCGGTTATTCTGGACAATCTCAGAAGGAGCGGTATTTGA
- the tamL gene encoding translocation and assembly module lipoprotein TamL encodes MNNKYSVLFTVIILLFCTGLLSCARKPTPKRQRYYLGNSSFKGNNVIKNSELEALIPQKPNRRFLGLPFFPYVGLYRFGTLFYSREERQRRLIEVTQNYQKETRLNENNPRKLQKIDRRYAKKIARAQDRVDNGNFWMRVLGEKPVFYNGKDVEKNAEKIQKYLYNNGFFQAGVHFTTDTIINRIRIIYHLKEGKPTLLNHITYRVRNLEVDSIITANKKDAAIVTNKRYDGDAFEEERIRIETLLRNAGYFGFSRQYVSYLVNDTLSNPKTDSALKLVDVQVRVDMPAKEIYNKPYTIQSVHFEVLPPSGLPDSLFRKDTVQYRGIQYVFSDKKFSTKILNNKILVRPQTRYSQLKERETQQQLSLTDQFRFVNYSYRLDSAGHGLHSYFKAIPLEKYQLSTDVGLNVIQLQGAPGPFANLSYKIRNVFNGLENFESNLRGGIELVPGFLGSRQIYRSEEVGLTTSLIFPRLLLPGSFFQRKAKVYNPRTQIGLGYNYVNRPEYTRTNVKIATTYSWQPSNTTIFNLSLIDLNILNTQNIRPDFQNLLDTLQLQGNNLINSFQKSFVSDVNFNFVYNTNPLSGPPRHAKYLRVALESGGTSLNLVKKQEDLIKNIFGDLQFYKYLRWNVDYRRYWPMGRQSLLVARVNSGAVYSYGDSKVPPYEKYFFAGGSNSLRAWLPRRLGPGKAKPRLTSNNLSVEAPGEFLLEGNLEYRGHLANFFGDINYALFLDAGNVWNINSYTEEAQQFSFNRFYKEIAVGTGFGIRYDVSYFVVRFDFGVKVYDPSRQKFVLNELETDKLFKRTQSNFLNVNLGVGYPF; translated from the coding sequence TTGAATAATAAGTATAGTGTCCTTTTTACTGTTATAATTCTCCTTTTTTGTACAGGATTACTTTCCTGTGCCCGAAAACCTACCCCCAAACGACAACGTTATTATCTGGGAAATTCTTCCTTCAAAGGTAACAATGTCATCAAAAACAGCGAACTCGAAGCGCTCATTCCTCAAAAACCAAATCGCCGTTTTTTGGGTTTACCCTTTTTCCCATACGTTGGTCTGTATCGCTTCGGTACGCTCTTTTACAGCAGGGAAGAACGGCAGCGCCGGCTGATTGAGGTGACGCAAAATTACCAGAAAGAAACCCGATTAAACGAAAATAATCCCCGAAAGCTTCAAAAGATCGACCGGCGTTATGCAAAAAAGATTGCAAGGGCTCAGGACAGGGTGGATAATGGCAATTTCTGGATGCGGGTTTTGGGAGAGAAACCTGTATTTTACAATGGCAAGGATGTCGAAAAAAACGCTGAAAAAATACAAAAGTATCTTTACAACAATGGTTTCTTTCAGGCCGGCGTTCACTTCACTACGGATACCATCATCAACAGGATCCGCATTATTTATCATCTGAAAGAAGGGAAACCCACCCTGCTGAACCATATCACGTACCGGGTCAGAAATCTGGAAGTTGACAGCATTATTACGGCAAACAAAAAAGATGCGGCCATTGTAACTAATAAAAGGTATGACGGTGATGCCTTTGAAGAAGAGCGTATACGCATCGAAACGTTGCTCCGAAATGCTGGCTATTTCGGTTTTTCGCGCCAGTATGTTAGCTATCTGGTTAATGATACCCTTTCCAACCCCAAGACCGACAGTGCATTAAAGCTCGTGGATGTACAGGTGCGGGTGGACATGCCCGCAAAAGAAATCTACAATAAGCCGTATACCATCCAATCAGTTCATTTTGAAGTGCTCCCACCGTCGGGATTACCGGATTCCCTTTTCCGGAAGGATACCGTGCAGTACCGAGGCATTCAGTATGTTTTTTCGGACAAGAAATTTTCAACCAAAATCCTGAATAATAAAATTCTGGTCAGACCGCAAACGCGGTACAGCCAGTTGAAAGAGCGGGAAACCCAGCAGCAGTTATCGTTAACAGACCAGTTCAGGTTTGTCAATTACAGTTACCGGCTGGACTCCGCAGGACATGGGCTTCACAGCTATTTCAAAGCCATTCCTCTGGAAAAATACCAATTATCCACAGATGTTGGCCTTAATGTTATTCAGCTTCAGGGAGCTCCCGGGCCTTTTGCAAATCTGTCTTACAAGATCAGGAACGTTTTTAACGGCCTCGAAAATTTCGAGTCCAACCTGCGCGGTGGTATCGAGCTTGTTCCCGGTTTTTTGGGAAGCCGGCAGATATACCGCAGTGAGGAAGTTGGACTAACTACCTCGCTGATCTTCCCCAGGTTACTGCTGCCCGGCAGTTTTTTCCAGAGAAAAGCGAAAGTCTACAATCCAAGGACGCAAATTGGGTTAGGTTATAATTATGTCAACCGACCTGAATATACCCGTACCAATGTAAAAATTGCAACAACCTATTCCTGGCAGCCCTCCAATACCACGATTTTCAACCTTTCACTGATTGACCTCAACATCCTGAACACCCAGAATATCCGTCCCGATTTTCAGAATTTGCTGGATACCCTCCAGCTGCAGGGCAATAATCTGATCAATAGCTTCCAGAAATCATTCGTTTCGGACGTTAACTTCAATTTTGTTTACAATACCAACCCGCTCAGCGGTCCGCCAAGGCATGCCAAATACCTGAGGGTTGCGCTGGAATCGGGCGGTACTTCGCTCAACCTGGTCAAAAAACAGGAGGACCTGATCAAAAATATTTTCGGCGACCTTCAGTTTTACAAATATCTGAGGTGGAATGTGGATTACCGGCGGTACTGGCCTATGGGGCGGCAGTCGCTGCTGGTTGCACGAGTGAACAGCGGAGCGGTGTACAGCTATGGCGACAGCAAGGTGCCACCCTATGAAAAGTATTTTTTTGCGGGAGGCTCCAACAGTTTAAGGGCCTGGCTTCCCCGACGCCTCGGACCGGGGAAGGCCAAACCCAGGCTCACTTCCAACAATTTGTCGGTAGAAGCCCCCGGGGAGTTTCTGCTTGAAGGCAACCTGGAATACCGTGGGCACCTGGCCAATTTTTTCGGAGATATTAATTATGCCCTTTTTCTGGATGCCGGCAATGTCTGGAATATTAACAGCTATACCGAAGAGGCCCAGCAATTCAGTTTCAACCGGTTTTACAAGGAAATTGCGGTGGGTACCGGTTTTGGTATCCGTTATGACGTTTCCTATTTCGTCGTCCGGTTTGACTTTGGTGTAAAAGTGTACGATCCGTCCCGGCAAAAATTTGTTTTGAATGAACTCGAAACCGACAAACTTTTCAAACGGACTCAGAGTAACTTTCTCAATGTGAACCTGGGTGTCGGTTATCCTTTCTGA
- a CDS encoding queuosine precursor transporter — MELSIAERKRQRLFLVLCGIFLTNALIAEIVGGKIFSVEALLGIAPVQIPIGGQKMDFNMTAGVVNWPIVFLTSDIINEYFGRKGVKRISYLTSAFIVYTFFTIFISTQLPPAQFWLEVNKTDSQGNPFNINEAFTKVFNQGLGIMIGSITAFLLGQFLDVFVFSWLRRKTGTRYIWLRATGSTMFSQLVDSFVVIGIAFYVFGNWDLSQVFSVGSINYLYKALVAILMTPLLYVAHYFIDGYLGKEYAEELSHKAAHEQ, encoded by the coding sequence ATGGAACTTTCGATAGCTGAGAGGAAAAGGCAACGTCTTTTCCTGGTTCTTTGCGGCATTTTTCTTACTAATGCCCTGATCGCCGAAATAGTAGGCGGGAAGATATTTTCGGTAGAAGCATTACTGGGGATTGCCCCGGTACAAATACCAATCGGAGGGCAAAAAATGGATTTTAATATGACGGCTGGTGTAGTAAACTGGCCGATCGTATTTCTTACCTCGGATATTATCAACGAATACTTTGGCAGAAAAGGTGTAAAACGAATATCCTATCTGACTTCGGCATTTATTGTATATACCTTTTTTACTATATTCATTTCCACCCAGTTACCACCTGCGCAATTCTGGCTTGAGGTGAATAAAACAGATTCACAGGGAAACCCGTTTAATATTAACGAAGCGTTTACCAAAGTTTTCAACCAGGGATTGGGAATTATGATCGGCTCCATTACCGCGTTCCTGCTGGGACAGTTTCTGGATGTCTTTGTTTTTTCATGGCTGAGACGCAAGACAGGAACGCGCTATATCTGGCTCCGCGCCACAGGATCCACCATGTTTTCGCAGCTGGTTGACAGTTTCGTGGTGATCGGTATTGCATTTTACGTATTTGGCAACTGGGATTTGAGCCAGGTATTCTCTGTGGGCTCTATCAATTATTTGTACAAAGCACTTGTAGCCATTCTGATGACCCCGTTGCTGTATGTTGCCCATTACTTTATTGATGGCTACCTCGGCAAGGAATATGCCGAAGAACTTTCGCACAAGGCAGCGCATGAACAGTGA
- a CDS encoding sigma-54 interaction domain-containing protein, whose protein sequence is MNPSEIQAIKNRFGIIGTSPVLNHAINVAIQVAATDLTVLITGESGSGKESFSKIIHNLSSRKHGPFIAINCGAIPEGTIDSELFGHEKGAFTGALDARKGYFETTNGGTIFLDEVGEMPMGTQARLLRVLENGEYIRVGSSKVMKTNVRIVAATNVNLLDAVNNSKFREDLFYRLNTVPIYVPPLRDRGEDVLLLFRKFTNDFSEKYRSKPVRLDTDARELLMQYPFPGNIRQLKNIAEQITILETDKELPITAHSLNNYLNPVQPAGRKALVPLRADDESANPFSERELLYKVLFDMRRDVTELKKLVRDVLENEKYGGEILKDHQELFSSIGNIEPVIPAPTMEPTRLLTPPPPRTVELDRYDRYSDDRDDIEDVVHVSAEEESLSLEDKEKEMIIKALRKNNNKRKYAASALGISERTLYRKIKQYDIEE, encoded by the coding sequence ATGAATCCTTCGGAAATACAAGCTATAAAAAACCGTTTTGGGATTATCGGTACTTCGCCGGTCCTGAATCACGCTATTAACGTAGCCATACAAGTTGCCGCCACCGACCTGACGGTACTCATTACCGGAGAAAGCGGTAGCGGGAAAGAATCTTTTTCAAAAATTATCCATAACCTCAGCTCCCGGAAGCACGGGCCGTTTATAGCGATCAACTGTGGCGCCATTCCGGAAGGGACTATAGACTCCGAACTTTTCGGCCACGAAAAAGGCGCTTTTACCGGTGCATTGGACGCTCGTAAAGGATATTTTGAAACCACCAACGGAGGTACCATTTTTTTGGATGAAGTAGGCGAAATGCCCATGGGCACACAAGCCAGGCTTCTGCGCGTGCTGGAAAACGGTGAATATATCAGGGTAGGCTCTTCCAAAGTGATGAAAACCAATGTGCGTATTGTAGCCGCTACCAATGTTAATCTGCTCGATGCCGTAAACAACAGCAAGTTTCGTGAGGACCTTTTTTACCGGCTCAACACGGTACCGATCTATGTCCCTCCCCTGCGTGACCGCGGAGAAGATGTGTTACTTCTTTTTAGAAAATTCACGAACGACTTTTCCGAAAAATACCGTAGCAAACCTGTCAGGCTTGATACCGACGCACGTGAGTTACTGATGCAGTATCCGTTTCCGGGGAATATCAGGCAGTTAAAAAACATAGCCGAGCAAATCACTATTCTTGAAACGGACAAAGAGTTGCCGATCACAGCCCACAGCCTGAACAATTACCTGAATCCGGTACAACCCGCAGGGCGTAAGGCACTGGTACCTTTGCGTGCTGATGACGAATCGGCCAATCCATTTTCGGAAAGAGAGCTTTTATACAAAGTGCTTTTTGACATGCGCAGGGACGTAACCGAATTAAAAAAGCTGGTGAGGGATGTGCTTGAAAATGAAAAATATGGTGGAGAAATCCTGAAAGACCATCAGGAACTGTTTAGTTCTATAGGGAATATAGAGCCGGTTATTCCCGCACCAACCATGGAACCCACCCGCTTGCTGACACCTCCTCCCCCCCGAACCGTTGAACTGGATCGTTATGACAGATATTCCGATGACCGGGATGATATCGAAGACGTTGTCCATGTGTCAGCCGAAGAAGAATCCCTTTCACTGGAAGACAAGGAGAAGGAGATGATCATCAAGGCGCTGCGCAAAAACAATAACAAACGCAAATATGCAGCCAGCGCACTTGGAATTTCGGAACGCACGTTATATCGCAAGATTAAACAGTACGACATTGAAGAATAG